In Apus apus isolate bApuApu2 chromosome 5, bApuApu2.pri.cur, whole genome shotgun sequence, the following are encoded in one genomic region:
- the SMTNL1 gene encoding smoothelin-like protein 1 has translation MVGLKPRPEGTGGRLRTSARAQGRSAILEKFGGAAKGPAPHLKRAGGTATVKAMLLEWCRARTRGYQHVDVQNFSGSWGSGLAFCALLHSFFPDAFDFTALEPGARRHNFTLAFTTAEERAGCPPLLEVEDMVRMPVPDAKCVYTYLQELYRCLVAKGLVRTRQR, from the exons ATGGTGGGGCTGAAGCCGAGGCCGGAGGGGACCGGGGGACGGCTGCGGACAAGTGCCCGGGCACAGGGACGCAGCGCCATCCTGGAGAAGTTTGGAGG GGCAGCCAAGGGCCCAGCCCCACACCTGAAGCGGGCAGGGGGCACAGCCACGGTCAAGGCCATGCTGCTGGAGTGGTGCCGCGCCAGGACCCGAGGGTACCAG CACGTGGACGTGCAGAACTTCTCGGGCAGCTGGGGCAGCGGCCTGGCCTTCTGTGCCCTCCTGCACAGCTTCTTCCCTGACGCCTTCGACTTCACGGCCCTGGAGCCCGGCGCCCGACGCCACAACTTCACCCTGGCCTTCACCACCGCCGA GGAGCGGGCGGGCTGCCCCCCGCTGCTGGAGGTGGAGGACATGGTGCGGATGCCGGTGCCGGACGCCAAGTGTGTGTACACGTACCTGCAGGAGCTGTACCGCTGCCTGGTGGCCAAGGGGCTGGTGCGGACCCGGCAGCGCTGA
- the SERPING1 gene encoding plasma protease C1 inhibitor, which translates to MPSGPPPSPASPLCAGNPHAPLTGSFPPLGAPLTGSSSPSQRSTFPSTARRSRTPSQCRDSASSCGDTGHAPWVETPGHAPYRQDRNQSTPLPGAVPDGETKLERGDGAVLRDRHRHLRHPPHTGAAALWHRRRHHPLPGSPCSTAPAPLGPAPVLLLPGTPRSRTGTPRHPPPVSGKPRQPLPSLIFNPAGPEPAKYPRARPDPRARPDTGTELQSLRTSTMTLWLLLAWLVATATATVTPVPKPEASPNLLELLQESLPVHSHPPPGPPGDMGAPILLGSTAPTAPAPTAPLGATDPPSPTGAPEEPVTMAEGSTLEPPGTSTPRCPGDEEPVPSCGEPSGEQQAAVAEAVGTFALRFYQHMAAAAQRGTNLLFSPINVATGLAHLLLGARGDTRDRLAAVLGLPPEPGCLHGALRRLAAAPGLFSAAQIFHHPELRLRPRFLNQSWHFYGARPQALSGNESLDLLQINQWVRGASKGLLPGLLLAMPPQPLLLLLSAVHLRATWRVPLEADQTVLLPFLLPGHPPRLVPTMTSKKYPVGSFIDPHLQAQVGRLELSGGLSLVVLVPLGPLGALETLEQALDPPTFLALLRRAAQTPPRPTALALPRLRLDAALDVVALVHDMDFGLFLDAELCGLAWDPAVAVDTARHRAVLALDEAGVEAAGAMATSVARSALLLEALRPFLFVLWHDTGSVPLFMGRLSDPQP; encoded by the exons ATGCCCTCAGGGCCCCCACCGAGCCCCGCCAGCCCTCTATGTGCGGGGAACCCCCATGCCCCCCTCACAGGTAGCTTTCCCCCCCTCGGTGCCCCGCTCacgggcagcagcagcccctcccAGCGCAGCACGTTCCCGTCCACCGCCCGCAGGTCGCGGACCCCGTCCCAGTGCCGGgactctgccagctcctgcgGGGACACCGGACACGCCCCGTGGGTGGAAACACCCGGACACGCCCCATATAGGCAGGACCGCAACCAATCCACGCCCCTTCCCGGTGCGGTCCCCGACGGCGAAACGAAACTGGAGCGCGGGGATGGGGCGGTACTCCGGGACCGGCACCGGCATCTCCGGCACCCCCCGCACACCGGTGCCGCCGCTCTCTGGCACCGACGCCGCCACCACCCActccctggcagcccctgctccacGGCACCGGCACCCCTTGGTCCCGCCCCGGTACTGCTGCTCCCCGGCACGCCCCGCTCCCGCACCGGCACTCCTCGGCACCCCCCG ccGGTTTCCGGGAAGCCCCGACAGCCGCTGCCTTCCTTAATCTTTAACCCGGCGGGGCCGGAACCGGCCAAATACCCCCGCGCCCGGCCAGacccccgcgcccgcccggaCACGGGGACAGAACTGCAGTCACTCAG GACCTCCACCATGACActctggctgctcctggcttgGCTGGTGGCCACAGCCACGGCCACTGTCACCCCA GTACCCAAGCCTGAGGCCTCTCCCaacctgctggagctgctccaagAGTCCCTGCCGGTGCACTCCCATCCTCCCCCAGGCCCGCCAGGGGACATGGGGGCCCCCATCCTGCTGGGGTCCACTGCCCCCACCGCTCctgcccccactgcccccctcGGGGCCACagacccccccagccccacaggtgCACCCGAGGAGCCAGTCACCATGGCTGAAGGCAGCACCCTGGAGCCCCCCGGCACCAGCACCCCGCGGTGCCCGGGGGATGAGGAGCCAGTGCCGTCCTGTGGGGAGCCCTCgggggagcagcaggcagctgtggcCGAGGCCGTGGGCACCTTTGCCCTCCGCTTCTACCAGCACATGGCAGCAGCCGCCCAGCGTGGCAccaacctgctcttctcccccaTCAACGTGGCCACGGGGCTGGCACACCTGCTGCTGG GCGCCCGCGGTGACACCCGTGACCGCCTGGCTGCCGTCCTGGGGCTGCCGCCGGAGCCGGGCTGCCTGCACGGGGCCCTGCGCCGGCTCGCCGCCGCGCCCGGGCTCTTCTCGGCCGCCCAGATCTTCCACCACCCAG AGCTTCGCCTCCGGCCCCGCTTCCTCAACCAGTCCTGGCACTTCTACGGCGCCCGGCCCCAGGCCCTGAGCGGCAATGAGAGCCTGGACCTGCTGCAGATCAACCAGTGGGTGCGGGGGGCCAGCAAGGGGCTGCTGCCCGGCTTGCTGCTCGCCatgcccccccagcccctcctgctgctgctcagcgCCGTCCACCTGCGCG ccaccTGGCGCGTGCCTCTGGAGGCCGATCAGACAgtgctgctgcccttcctgctccctggcCACCCCCCACGCCTGGTGCCCACCATGACCAGCAAGAAATACCCGGTGGGCTCCTTCATCGACCCCCACCTGCAGGCACAG GTGGGGCGGCTGGAGCTGAGCGGGGGGCTGAgcctggtggtgctggtgccGCTGGGGCCCCTGGGGGCGCTGGAGACCCTGGAGCAGGCGCTGGACCCCCCGACCTTCCTGGCGCTGCTGCGGCGGGCGGCCCagacccccccccgccccaccgCCCTGGCCCTTCCCCGCCTGCGCCTTGACGCTGCCCTCGACGTGGTGGCGCTGGTCCATGACATGG ACTTTGGGCTGTTCCTGGATGCGGAGCTGTGCGGGCTGGCGTGGGACCCGGCGGTGGCGGTGGACACGGCGCGGCACCGCGCGGTGCTGGCGCTGGACGAGGCCGGCGTGGAGGCGGCGGGGGCCATGGCCACCTCGGTGGCCCGGTcggccctgctgctggaggcccTACGCCCCTTCCTCTTTGTTCTCTGGCACGACACTGGCAGTGTACCCCTCTTCATGGGCCGCCTCAGCGACCCCCAGCCCTga
- the YPEL4 gene encoding protein yippee-like 4 — protein MCPACGGAQGARGARGDREPAAPVLAPPVPPRPRSAPVTSAAAGAARDESRCRDAVPGHAGPPRPPARCPRPPRGQPQPAPRGQRGQRQATAPPFPPPPRLGGPVAAVPPGPGAGGTTALGALLRCFPCERLCGGCTLPPGAPPRPAGALPPAMGPPRCRLPPRTFRSYLPRSHRTYSCVHCRAHLARHEELISKSFQGSHGRAYLFNSVVNVGCGPAEQRLLLTGLHSVADIFCQSCKTTLGWKYEQAFESSQKYKEGKFIIEMSHMVKENGWD, from the exons ATGTGCCCGGCATGCGGGGGCGCGCAGGGGGCGCGGGGCGCACGAGGGGACCGGGAGCCGGCGGCCCCGGTCCTGGCGCCCCCGGTGCCGCCGCGTCCCCGCAGCGCGCCCGTGACgtcggcggcggcgggggcggcgcgggATGAGTCACGGTGCCGTGATGCAGTCCCCGGGCACGCAGggcccccccgcccgcccgcccggtgcccccgcccgccccggggaCAGCCGCAGCCGGCACCGCGGGGACAGCGGGGACAGCGGCAGGCG ACCGCTCCCCCTTTTCCGCCTCCTCCTCGCCTGGGCGGGCCCGTGGCGGCGGTGCCCCCCGGCCCGGGCGCCGGAGGGACGACGGCTCTCGGGGCTCTGCTGCGCTGCTTCCCCTGCGAGCGGCTCTGCGGGGGGTGCACGCTGCCCCCCGGggcccccccgcgccccgccggggCCCTGCCGCCCGCCATGGGCCCCCCCCGCTGCCGCCTGCCCCCCCGCACCTTCCGCAGCTACCTGCCCCGCTCCCACCGCACCTACAGCTGCGTCCACTGCCGGGCTCACCTGGCCCGCCACGAGGAGCTCATCTCCAAG TCCTTCCAGGGCAGCCACGGCCGCGCCTACCTGTTCAACTCCGT GGTGAACGTGGGCTGCGGCCCGGCCGAGCAGCGGCTGCTGCTGACGGGGCTGCACTCGGTGGCCGACATCTTCTGCCAGAGCTGCAAGACCACCCTGGGCTGGAAATAC GAACAGGCCTTCGAGAGCAGCCAGAAGTACAAGGAGGGGAAGTTCATCATCGAGATGTCGCACATGGTGAAGGAGAACGGCTGGGACTGA
- the LOC127385270 gene encoding LOW QUALITY PROTEIN: ubiquitin-conjugating enzyme E2-18 kDa-like (The sequence of the model RefSeq protein was modified relative to this genomic sequence to represent the inferred CDS: deleted 1 base in 1 codon) yields MEGILGPGDSGALRNNPPYNAGAFRFELTFPTGYPMAPPRATLLTPIYHPGVDPQGEVCQPLTDPQLWAPTTRAINVLRDLLRLLDHPDQRRVLQPQLARELQDQPEVFQRRAEKHTRRHAEPRQGPPGTPGP; encoded by the exons ATGGAGGGGATCCTGGGACCAGGGGACTCAGGGGCGCTGAGG AACAACCCTCCGTACAACGCGGGAGCCTTCCGCTTCGAGCTGACCTTCCCTACCGGCTACCCGATGGCC CCCCCCCGCGCCACCCTCCTCACCCCCATCTACCACCCGGGCGTGGACCCCCAGGGCGAGGTCTGCCAGCCCCTCACCGACCCCCAGCTCTGGGCGCCCACCACCCGCGCCATCAACG TGCTGCGGGACCTGCTGCGGCTGCTGGACCACCCGGACCAGCGGCgggtgctgcagccacagctggcCCGGGAgctgcaggaccagcccgaGGTTTTCCAGCGCCGGGCGGAGAAGCACACCCGCCGCCACGCCGAGCCTCGCCAGGgcccccccgggacccccgggccATGA
- the CLP1 gene encoding polyribonucleotide 5'-hydroxyl-kinase Clp1, producing MAEDGGEEKKQVAKFELERETELRFEVEASQTVQLELLTGMAEVFGTELTRNKKFTFDAGAKVAVFTWHGCTVQLSGRTEVAYVSKDTPMLLYLNTHTALEQMRRQAEREDERGPRVMVVGPTDVGKSTVCRLLLNYAVRLGRRPTFVELDVGQGSVSIPGTMGALYIERPADVEEGFSLQAPLVYHFGSTTPGTNIKLYNKITSRLAEVFNQRCEVNRRACASGCVINTCGWVKGSGYQALVHAASAFEVDVVVVLDQERLYNELKRDLPHFVRTVLLPKSGGVVERSKDFRRECRDDRIREYFYGFRGCFYPHAFDVKFSDVKIYKVGAPTIPDSCLPLGMSQEDNQLKLVPVTPGRDMVHHLLSLSTADGPDDNISETSVAGFIVVTGVDLERQVFTVLSPAPRPLPKSFLLIMDIRFMDLK from the exons ATGGCGGAGGACGGCGGGGAGGAGAAGAAGCAGGTGGCCAAGTTCGAGCTGGAGCGGGAGACAGAGCTGCGGTTCGAGGTGGAGGCCTCGCAGACGGTGCAGCTGGAGCTCCTGACCGGCATGGCCGAGGTGTTCGGCACCGAGCTCACCCGAAACAAGAAGTTCACCTTCGACGCGGGCGCCAAGGTGGCCGTGTTCACCTGGCACGGCTGCACCGTGCAGCTGAGCGGCCGCACCGAGGTGGCCTACGTCTCCAAGGACACGCCCATGCTGCTGTACCTCAACACCCACACGGCCCTGGAGCAGATGCGGCGCCAGGCGGAGCGGGAGGATGAGCGGGGCCCGCGGGTCATGGTGGTGGGCCCCACTGATGTGGGCAAGTCCACTGTCTGCCGCCTGCTGCTCAACTACGCCGTGAGGCTGGGCCGCCGGCCCACCTTTGTGGAGCTGGACGTGGGCCAGGGctctgtctccatccctggaaccATGGGAGCGCTCTACATTGAGCGGCCGGCTGACGTGGAGGAGGGATTCTCCCTCCAGGCCCCTCTCGTCTACCACTTCGGCTCCACCACGCCTGGCACCAACATCAAGCTCTACAACAAG ATCACGTCCCGGCTGGCCGAGGTGTTCAACCAGCGGTGCGAGGTGAACCGCCGCGCCTGCGCCAGCGGCTGCGTCATCAACACCTGCGGCTGGGTGAAGGGCTCGGGCTACCAGGCGCTGGTGCACGCCGCCTCCGCCTTCGAGGTGGACGTGGTGGTGGTGCTGGACCAGGAGCGCCTCTACAACGAGCTGAAGAGGGACCTGCCCCACTTCGTGCGCACCGTCCTGCTGCCCAAGTCCGGGGGGGTGGTGGAGCGCTCCAAGGACTTCCGCCGGGAGTGCCGGGACGACCGCATCCGCGAGTACTTCTACGGCTTCCGCGGCTGCTTCTACCCGCACGCCTTCGACGTCAAGTTCTCCGACGTCAAGATCTACAAGGTGGGGGCTCCCACCATCCCCGACTCCTGCCTGCCCCTCGGCATGTCCCAGGAGGACAACCAGCTGAAGCTGGTGCCGGTGACGCCGGGGCGGGACATGGTGCACCACCTGCTCAGCCTCAGCACTGCCGACGGCCCCGACGACAACATCTCGGAGACCAGCGTGGCCGGGTTCATCGTGGTCACCGGCGTCGACCTGGAGCGCCAGGTCTTCACCGTCCTgtcccccgccccgcggcccctGCCCAAGAGCTTCCTCCTCATCATGGACATCCGCTTCATGGACCTCAAATGA